Proteins encoded by one window of Manis pentadactyla isolate mManPen7 chromosome X, mManPen7.hap1, whole genome shotgun sequence:
- the FAM133A gene encoding protein FAM133A, which translates to MGKRDNRVAYMNPIAMARWRGPSQSAGPTIQDYLNRPRPTWEEVKKQLENKKKGSKALAEFEEKMNENWKKELEKSREKLLSGNDSSSKKRGRKKKKKKKSCRSSSSSSSSDSSSSSSDSEDEEKKQGKKRKKKKNRSCKSTESSTYESESESKESVKKKKKSKDETEKEKYIRSLSKKRKKTYPEDKLLSSESSSESDYEEEVQAKKKRRCEEREKTKKKKKKQHKKHSKKKKKKLS; encoded by the coding sequence ATGGGGAAGCGGGATAATCGGGTGGCCTATATGAATCCTATAGCTATGGCCAGATGGAGGGGCCCAAGTCAATCTGCAGGCCCAACAATACAAGATTATCTAAATCGACCAAGGCCCACCTGGGAAGAAGtgaaaaaacaattagaaaataaaaagaaaggctcCAAGGCATTAGctgaatttgaagaaaaaatgaatgagaattgGAAGAAAGAGTTagaaaaaagcagagagaaattATTAAGTGGAAATGACAGCTCAtccaaaaaaagaggaagaaagaaaaagaaaaagaagaaatcttgTCGGTCTTCATCATCTTCCTCAAGCTCTGATTCTTCAAGCAGTTCATCAGATTCTGAGgatgaagaaaagaaacaaggaaaaaagagaaagaaaaagaagaaccgtTCGTGCAAATCAACAGAAAGCTCTACCTATGAATCTGAATCAGAGAGCAAGGAgtctgtgaaaaagaaaaagaagtcaaaggatgagacagagaaagaaaagtatattaGAAGTctcagcaaaaaaagaaagaaaacttatcCTGAGGATAAACTTTTATCTTCAGAGTCCTCATCAGAATCAGATTACGAAGAGGAGGTGCAAGCAAAGAAGAAGAGAAGATGTGAAGAGcgagaaaaaacaaagaagaaaaagaagaaacagcacAAGAAAcatagtaagaaaaagaaaaagaaattgagttGA